GCCTGCCAGGGCTGTTCCGTAATGTCGCTTTCACGACCTCCAAACATGCGGAAGGTAGGTTGGCTTAGGGTGTTGTCCAAACGCTGGCCACAATTTCCTGAAGAGAGCACGGACGGATTGTGAGACGACGCTTCAAACAACACTAGCAAACTGACTGGAGTTTGATGGGGTCATGATGATGTCATACCTTGGTTGTTGTTGATCATGGGGCCTCGAGGGCCCTGTGGGGTGATGGTGGATGGACGTCTCGCTGAAAAAGAGAGGAGTTCACTCAGTGAAACTAATGCAGTTTTGAATATCAcagttcattcatttcattagtTAAATTCATGAAGTGCGTAaagttcatcagcaagctctgaaaaAGCAAGATAACAGTCCTGATAATTTgaaccaggtgtgttgcagcagacaGAAATGGACAAAGGAGAAGGACAGGACAATGGACAGGAATATCATAGTCAGACTGAATTGTCTTTTTGGCTGGGAATAAGCTTCAAagacaattctaaaaaaaaaaaaaaactgacaggacattgcagatgatgagaatAGAATACAAAATGATAATTTCCTTTAAGGACACCGATCGCTGTAGTTTCCAGCAAAGGTTACATTTGCCCAAATGTCAAAGTTGTTGTTCATGAGAATTTAACCCATAGATTAGAAAGACTTTTTTTGCATATCtaaaaacaaatgctttttttttttttaaatacaaacttTATCCTGAAACATTACTGTTAAAAATGCACTTCCAATAAAGTGTTGGCAAAATCATATTTATGTTAAGTGGAGTAACTCATAACATTGTACCAGTGAGAGTGAGATTATTTCTAGATGACATTACAGCGCAGAAGAGCAGCAACATTTAACCTTTTATGCTTTACATTTTAAAGGCTCGTATTTATATTGAAGCGACGACagattgctgaaaaaaaaaacaatgaaaaagggTTTAAACAACTCACTGCATTTCGGGACATCACAGAGCTCCCACGTCAGCTGCAAATTCTTGTATATATGACACCACGGGCCTGCATCACCGTCAGGATTCCTGTAGGATGAAAGTAGATGCTTTGAGGAACTGAGTTTATTTTATATGACTTAACGACATTGTTTTCATCCCCGGCTTTTGTACCTGCAGTAGCTGTGGCTGCCCAGGCCCACTTCGAGGGCGTCAGACATCCAAGCGTTGTTGGACTTGTGCTTGATAGCCGGAGAGTCCCATGGGAGACAACGGGCGCCACTTTTAGTGACGGATTTGGTACCCCTGTAAGTCAGACCGATCCCTCTCGTGCATTCTTCGTACTTATCTGATGCAAATCACATAGGGGAGCACACATATGGATTACATAACAACCATGAACGCACTGGTCAGTAGAGTGCTTGATGTGAGGTGCTACCTTGTGAACATTTGGGCAAAGAACAGAACTCCCAGATGATTTGAGTGCCTTTGTAGGTGTAACACCAAGGAGTACCGTCACGATTGGGGTTCCTGAGAGGAGAGAAAATCATCTTTGGGTCTTCTCATGGGAAAGGTACAGTTTAAACACTGAGTGGGCAGTCCAACATTGAGAGAGGTCTAAACAGCCCAGTGTGTGATTCTAAAAACGACGACTTCATTAATTAATCAAATGATTAATTGCCGCAGTGTATTCGCCCATACAGGTCTGTATTTTCTTACAAACCTGCAGAAGTTGTGGTTGCCTAGCCCGAGGCTGCTGGCGTCCACTTTCCTGGCGGTGAACTTCCTTCCCCTGAGTGCCATACTGTTCCAGTTGATGCACTCTGCTCCCGACTTGCTGAGACTCCACGTGCCGCGATAGGCGTCCCCACTGCCCACAACGCACTTCTCTTTGGTGTCTGGAAACAAACAGCTGACTGATTAGATACACGTACGCCCTTGATTATTCTTGCCACTCATGTCTCTCTTAAGGGTTTATCAAATTCATTTATTCTGACCGGATGAAGGCTATTTCCCACTGCGGAACACTTCTTCACAGCATTTGAATGTTATCATTTTGACATTACGTCCTTATTGCATACCAAAGGGAACCTGATTGTGTGCGGTTCAAGTGTTTTTCATCTTGGGGAATCAGATGATTGCTTGCTTTGTCTTGAGAGCAAAAATTTGACATACTCATGCTGTGTGGTGACAGTGACGGCAAGCAGCGGTTTAGCAGAATAATTCTTTAAAGCCAgctttcaagctgtttattgccgctcaaagttgaagtttactgtcaaactaaacatcagaCAAAGAGAACaacacattgtgtatttaaaacaactatAGAGATTTGCCTTGGATATATTACTCCAATActaatatttaatataataatacgCAGGCTCAATTTGCCGGTCTCTGTGAAGATCGACTATGGTGCCTAAGAGAAGTTTAACTTGTGACCCTCTCCATGTATAATCATACGACTGCGTTATACTGCCCTCATGTGGCCAAGAAACGCACACAGAAGGAGCAGCGAGCTTgatttgaagggaaaaaaatgtcaagggcACCATTGTACATTTTGAGAGACATTAAaggtctgtttttatttaatgtgtgAAACTTGCAATGCTTCCTCAATGGCTTTGaacaatcaaaaaaacaaacaaacatgtattgACTCTGGCTTTCACTAAGGCTATCACTGGCTAGCTGCCACTAGTGATGTACTTTGCGTAATTGTTCCACTGAGAGGGTGCGGTGTCTAACTGTCCCAGAAAGAATTGCACAGATATAAAACATTCATACGTCAGTGCTCTTTGCATGGTTTAGGGAGTTTTCTGTTTGCAATAATTAATCTAAATGTCTTAAGagactttttaattattttgtcaaaCTACATAATCATAAGAGATTTTGGACAATTGTATGCtttcagttttttgggggggaaagccCTTTTCTGTTCCTACATGACTGCACCCCATTGCACAAACACAAGAAGCGGATTGGTCGAGTTGTCTCGCTAAATGAACTTCTTCCGACTTATTCAAGGTAAGGTGGTGCTTCCATCAACCGGCCACCACTGATCAAATACCTTCGGAAGAACTAAAACGGGGATTGTGAGCCCGGGCCCTACTTACTGATCTCACACTGGGAGCCACTGAAGCCTGGGGGGCACTGACAAATGTAGTCCGAAGAGTACACAGCCTCCTTGCATGTCCCTCCATTGTAGCAATGAGACGTGTAACAGTCTAGAAGGGGCAGAAAACCAAAGCGGGTTAAGATATACTGCATAACACTACCTAAAAGGTGAACGAAGGTTATAACGGATGACGTATTCAGCAGGCATTGAGTCTTTCATTTCGCGCCattgcaatattttgttttgctcaccAAGTGTTTGAATGGGCagacaaatgaatgacaaacaaATACGACATGACATTTAAACATGCTAATAATGATTTATTTAGCTCAATGCCGAATACGGTGCCCCTTAAGCATCAGTGACCATTTGCAGCCTGCTACCCTTATTTTCAATTAACCCGCAATGtcacattaaattaaaaacattgccAGTAAcagaaaattacaaaaaaagtttacaaTTTTGAAAGACATCgcactatttttaaaatgtaacagaaaatggacaaatgtttcacattatttgatgcCACATTTTTCaccttatattattttttatgctgaaaataaTGTTTGATAAAATTAcacttattatttttaaaaattgttaggATGTTGTGAAATATAGCGTTActtttgcataaaaaaatgagaagATGAATGTTACAGCAAGATCATGCAAGACAATGAGACAATTAAGTGgatttacaaatattttgaatGTTACAAGGTCTTTCtacttttaattaattaattaaaagctCAAACTGTCCATATTTGTCCTCTAtccatacagtacattatttAAGTGGAgttcagttcagttgtatttattcctcaaataaaatgcatttgtatttaaatttttaGAATGGTTTGTTCACATACAGTTCATCATCACTGTACAGACAAGGCGGAAAAACGGTTTCATGCGATTGCCAGCCAGGTTCTCTATTTATTATTACAAGAGGTCTAACTGGAGGATAATACCAGCCGCAGGCTCCAAACTGGCAGCCTGAGCTCACAAGTTGGCCGGCTGCTGTGTGGTAAGAAATATTCTGAGGGAAAAGCGACCATAAGTCACCAAATTCGTCAGTGGGGGTTGAGGGTGAAATGCACCAGGAAGGAGCAGACTAAACTACGCCTACAGAAAGCCGACAGTGCAATTCAGagcaaatagaaaacaaacaagccccccacccccgattaTTAGCGTTTGTTACAGCCAAGTTAGCGGTGAGGTCAAAGACGGCTAGCAGACAGGAAAGGTCAACTGTACGCTATTTTGCCAAACGTCATTAActatgtcatgtctttgttaAAATGTACATACATTGTGTTGTGTTACTTTTACATTTCACCACAAAAAGCGAATCATCCAATAAGCTCTTGATCTTCTGTATGACCACCAAATGAAGAAACATGCATTATTTGGTTGTATCGTGATTTACTGTACAAGTTTGTCCCAACTTTATACTTTGAAGCTCTTGAAGTGATAATGTATTACAAAATTAGGATAGATTCCTGATCAGGGGCTTTAAAacgagattttttattttattttgatttttttaccgAAGGCACTCCACTTAAGTAGCACCCGATGACATGCCCATAATGTTTCATTTACATTACGTGGCATATTTGGAGAACAACAAAAGTTTTGATGTTAATTTGAGAGTTTATGGAGTGGATCTTGGTAAGATTTTCAGGCAGAAAACCCCCAACGTTTTTGGTCATTGAGTCAACATCTGaaggtaaatttaaaaaaatgatgaaatacaTCCTTTGTTGATACCTTAATTTTTAGATATTTTTGGTTTAAAGAGAAGTGATTTTTGACTTCATATAATGttgaatattatttttcatactaactcattcactcccaaagacgtgtttaaacgtcttttcagactttggctggtaccgaatgagctAATGATCTCTGAGCTTGAACACTACGCCTTAGGCACTCACCTATTGCATGCCCACCAAATTTGGAGACAGTTCTCAGTGATTTACATGCAAGTAAAATACAAAggttaaatgtttttgtcttaATTTGTGTCTTTAAAGTGACTTTTTGAAGCAAAACATATGTATATTTTGGGCGTTATTGCGTCATCACACGAGGCTATACAAAAAATCTTAAATGGTCACtatcaatgtatttttgttataAGAGTGTAAACACGGTGATTGTACTTGTTGGATCGTGATGTGATAGcagaatagtactgataataTGTCGCACTCACTGATGACGGGCACAATGTGACACAGTTCTCGTCCTCTAAACGCACAACGGCAATACTCCACACGCTGTCCCTTCCATCGTAGCCAAGTGTCCCCATAACTATGCACGGCTGACGTTGTACTATCCACACAACGTGCTGAgaagacacacaaacatgcaattCATGAGCTAATCAGACGAGAAGATTACAAATCGTGATTGTTACATGAACAAACAGAGCGGGAACAAAAGAATCTGAAGCTGAGGTGATGATGTTATAAGGAAaaggcaaaaaggaaaaaaaaagaatgggtgGGCTCACGGGAGGTGTCAAAGGAAGGTGAAGGCTTCTGGATATGAACAATGAAAAGCGGCCGCCTGGATATCTTCCGCTGAGGCTCACCTCGGTAAAAACGAGTTCCTCTCTTGGAGCGCAGCAGCTCCGCCTGTAAAATACACAACACTGATGTTCAAGACCAGGAATGGCACCCCCACTTTTCATTTCAAGACGTTCTTCGATGCGCAAGGAAGTCAGCGACGGAGGTCTCGTTATTGCGTGACAATCATGAATTGTGACGTTGCCTACTTTTTCTCAGTTCAAAACAATTCACATTTGAGATTACACGAACGCCATTCAATCTACGACCGCCACTATCTGTGTAATTTACCAACAGCATGCTTCCATATTAGCTTTCAGAGAGCACATATGTGGAATGAATCCATACAATAGAAAAATCAATTAATGAGCCAGTCTGTCAATGATGACGTTAGCTATGTCTCAATTTCTGCCATGTCTATTTTGGAATCTTTTTATCTGCTGAAGTGTAAATAACATCCTCTGTTTTGTCTTTAGAGAAATTTACCTCTTCTGCAATCTAATTTTCGACTGACACAAAACTCAAATTCAAACTACAGTCGTAGAGAAGGCTAAAATCATCATTCAAAACATATCCAGTTTGATCAGTCGGTCTGCCTTGTAAATACACGTGACCGCATGGCAAAAGCGGTCATATACAGTGTTGCGATACTGATAAGAAATGAAacaattataaatatattttatagacGAACCCTTTCTGTTTCCTGTGCAAAACGGAAGTGTGCTACTTACACTGTCCGCTAAGCAGCAGAAGAGAGCAGACAGCACCAAAAATTGTATTCTGGTCATGGTCTTGGGGAGGTCTTTCAAGCTCCTCAGTTCTCTGCAAGCACAAAATGAAATTGCATTGGATGGATCAGATTTTAGATTCTCAAACGGCTGTAACGAAACAACGGTTATACAGTAGATGGGTCGAActgaaaagaagaaataaaaatgaaatcattgcGTTTGTCTTAGAGCGGTTGTGTCCAAAcacggtcctcaagggccgctatccttttcataaaaacaacaaaaataatatttgtttgtgttttggatgaaaaaaaatggaagtggACAGAATTTAGAGACACATGCTTTTCCCGTTTTACTTCAACAATGCAAAGCTTTAAAAAGTTATAATTACATTGAAATGATTATCCTTGCAGTTTTGTAATACAGCaaattctctctttttttttagactgcTACCACCATTAAATGCAATTGAGGGTTATTAAAAACCCTCACACACGTGGATACTAAATATAAGCACAAGTTACAACCAAATATAACCAGGATGCTGACTAATAGAGATTGAGTGTCCTTGTTGAATGAATCTTAATTGTTAATAGTGAATCAACAATTGCAGGAAAAACAATCATATAATTCTAGCTACAATTCCTTTGTTTCCTCTGTTGCTTCCTTTCTGCAAACCTATGCCCGTGCCCCAGGGAAGCCACTGGGAGGAAAGGGTGGGACAGGTGGGGAGGAAACATGGATTCGACTCTGACTAAGGCAGGAA
This sequence is a window from Hippocampus zosterae strain Florida chromosome 6, ASM2543408v3, whole genome shotgun sequence. Protein-coding genes within it:
- the plat gene encoding tissue-type plasminogen activator isoform X2, which translates into the protein MTRIQFLVLSALFCCLADSAELLRSKRGTRFYRARCVDSTTSAVHSYGDTWLRWKGQRVEYCRCAFRGRELCHIVPVINCYTSHCYNGGTCKEAVYSSDYICQCPPGFSGSQCEINTKEKCVVGSGDAYRGTWSLSKSGAECINWNSMALRGRKFTARKVDASSLGLGNHNFCRNPNRDGTPWCYTYKGTQIIWEFCSLPKCSQDKYEECTRGIGLTYRGTKSVTKSGARCLPWDSPAIKHKSNNAWMSDALEVGLGSHSYCRNPDGDAGPWCHIYKNLQLTWELCDVPKCTRRPSTITPQGPRGPMINNNQGNCGQRLDNTLSQPTFRMFGGRESDITEQPWQAAINVYQARLRQHFHRCGGILIDSCWVLSAAHCFEPTDKPSKLEVILGRTFRKQNSSSEQIFKVEKYWLHEKFDNETFDNDIALLKLKSDIGVCAVISQEVLPACLPEAGLVLPDWTECEISGYGKDSEFSAHFSERVKRGFVRLWPRERCVPAVLSGRTVTANMLCAGDTRGLDDACKGDSGGPLVCRNNDKMTLMGVVSWGDGCGQRDKPGVYTRVTRYIDWIHNKMTANPI
- the plat gene encoding tissue-type plasminogen activator isoform X3, producing the protein MTRIQFLVLSALFCCLADSAELLRSKRGTRFYRDCYTSHCYNGGTCKEAVYSSDYICQCPPGFSGSQCEINTKEKCVVGSGDAYRGTWSLSKSGAECINWNSMALRGRKFTARKVDASSLGLGNHNFCRNPNRDGTPWCYTYKGTQIIWEFCSLPKCSQDKYEECTRGIGLTYRGTKSVTKSGARCLPWDSPAIKHKSNNAWMSDALEVGLGSHSYCRNPDGDAGPWCHIYKNLQLTWELCDVPKCTRRPSTITPQGPRGPMINNNQGNCGQRLDNTLSQPTFRMFGGRESDITEQPWQAAINVYQARLRQHFHRCGGILIDSCWVLSAAHCFEPTDKPSKLEVILGRTFRKQNSSSEQIFKVEKYWLHEKFDNETFDNDIALLKLKSDIGVCAVISQEVLPACLPEAGLVLPDWTECEISGYGKDSEFSAHFSERVKRGFVRLWPRERCVPAVLSGRTVTANMLCAGDTRGLDDACKGDSGGPLVCRNNDKMTLMGVVSWGDGCGQRDKPGVYTRVTRYIDWIHNKMTANPI
- the plat gene encoding tissue-type plasminogen activator isoform X1, translated to MTRIQFLVLSALFCCLADSAELLRSKRGTRFYRGEPQRKISRRPLFIVHIQKPSPSFDTSPRCVDSTTSAVHSYGDTWLRWKGQRVEYCRCAFRGRELCHIVPVINCYTSHCYNGGTCKEAVYSSDYICQCPPGFSGSQCEINTKEKCVVGSGDAYRGTWSLSKSGAECINWNSMALRGRKFTARKVDASSLGLGNHNFCRNPNRDGTPWCYTYKGTQIIWEFCSLPKCSQDKYEECTRGIGLTYRGTKSVTKSGARCLPWDSPAIKHKSNNAWMSDALEVGLGSHSYCRNPDGDAGPWCHIYKNLQLTWELCDVPKCTRRPSTITPQGPRGPMINNNQGNCGQRLDNTLSQPTFRMFGGRESDITEQPWQAAINVYQARLRQHFHRCGGILIDSCWVLSAAHCFEPTDKPSKLEVILGRTFRKQNSSSEQIFKVEKYWLHEKFDNETFDNDIALLKLKSDIGVCAVISQEVLPACLPEAGLVLPDWTECEISGYGKDSEFSAHFSERVKRGFVRLWPRERCVPAVLSGRTVTANMLCAGDTRGLDDACKGDSGGPLVCRNNDKMTLMGVVSWGDGCGQRDKPGVYTRVTRYIDWIHNKMTANPI